The segment GGGCGAAGCTGGCGCAGGAGCGGGCGAAGGCGGCGGCAAAGGCAGGAGCCCCGGCACCGGTGCCGGGGCGTGGCTCCCCCACTGCCGCGGCGCCCGGGGACGTGTCGCGAGGGCGGTGAGGCCGGGTCGGAAGGTGAACCTTTCGCAAGGGAGTTCCCATGTTCATGCAGGGCGTAGGTGGTGCGGGGCTGGTGCTCGGGCAGGGTGCGCCGGCCGACGGCTCGTTCGTGTCGACGGTGTGGGACATGATCGTGCGCGGCGGGTGGTTCATGGTGCCGCTCGCGGCGTGCTCGCTGGTTGCGATGACGATTATCGTCGAGCGGCTGATCGTGACGCGCCGGGCGCGGGTGGTGCCGCGGGGGCTGCTGGAATCGCTCACTTCGCTGCGGCACCGGCCAAGGGAGGCGGTGGCGCGGTGCCAGAGTGACCCGAGCCCACTGGCGGCGGTGATCCTGGCGGCGGTGCGCACGCGCGAGCAGGGACGCGAGGCGCAGGAAAACGCGGTGAGCGAGGCGGGCGAGCGCGAGGTGCGGAAGCTGCGGCACCGCATGCGGGTGCTGTCGTCGCTGCCGCAGGTGGCGACGATGCTGGGGCTCCTGGGCACCGTGCTGGGGATGATCCGCACGTTCACGACGATCGCGGCGTCGGGGGATTCATTGGGCAAGACCGAGCGGCTGGCGCAGGGCATCCACGAGGCGTGGACGGCCACGGCGGGCGGGCTGTTTATCGCGATCCCGACGCTGCTGTTCTTCCACATCATCATGGGGCGGATCGACGCGGCGGCGGCGGCGCTGGACAGCGCGGCGACGCTGTGGCTGGAGGCGGACTCGTCTTCGGCGGGTGAAGAGGCGCCGGGTGTGGTGCGGGAACAGGTGGCAGCGGAAGTCGTGGCAGTGGGCGGGCGTGAGTTGGCGGGGGCGGCGTCCTGAGGGAGAGTGTCATGCTGATCAAGCACAAGGGCGCGGGGGCGGACCTGCACATCGACTTCGTCCCGATGGTGGACGTGCTGTTCAACCTGCTGATTTTCTTCCTGCTGGCCACGAGCATGGCCCAGGCGGAGCGGGAGATGAGCGTCGCGCTGCCGCACGCGGCCCACTCGGGGCCAATCTCCATGTCGATGCGGGAGATCATTATCAACGTGCACGCGGATGGCGGGATCGAGGTCGCGGGCAAGCGGATGACGGCGGGTGACCTGGCGGCGTTAGTGCGGACGGCGGTGCAGGCGAACCCCGAGCAGAAGGTGAG is part of the Phycisphaerales bacterium genome and harbors:
- a CDS encoding MotA/TolQ/ExbB proton channel family protein; protein product: MFMQGVGGAGLVLGQGAPADGSFVSTVWDMIVRGGWFMVPLAACSLVAMTIIVERLIVTRRARVVPRGLLESLTSLRHRPREAVARCQSDPSPLAAVILAAVRTREQGREAQENAVSEAGEREVRKLRHRMRVLSSLPQVATMLGLLGTVLGMIRTFTTIAASGDSLGKTERLAQGIHEAWTATAGGLFIAIPTLLFFHIIMGRIDAAAAALDSAATLWLEADSSSAGEEAPGVVREQVAAEVVAVGGRELAGAAS
- a CDS encoding biopolymer transporter ExbD encodes the protein MLIKHKGAGADLHIDFVPMVDVLFNLLIFFLLATSMAQAEREMSVALPHAAHSGPISMSMREIIINVHADGGIEVAGKRMTAGDLAALVRTAVQANPEQKVSVRGDRTASYASIAAVLDTCKGAGVQQPYLETIPLN